The region AATGATTGAAAAGACAATTGAAAATGTAAGGTTGATTTAAGAAAGGATGAAACAGGTCCAAGATTGTTAGAAAAGCTATATAGACCAAAAGAGGCCATATTTGGAGTTTGTTGTGGATGACAAGGTCTTTATGAAAATTGTCTCCTATTATCATGTGATGAGATTTAGGTAAAAAAGTAAACTAGCACCAAGGTTTGTGGGACCTTATGAGATCTTAGAGTGTTATATTGTTAGCGAGTATGGATATGATacataatgtatttcatgtgCCATTGTTGTGTAAGTATCTTCGTGACCTAACTCGTGTTAAGAGTTGAGGATGTAGAGCTTAGAGATGATTTGGTCTAGAAAGAAAGGTCGGTTTAGGTTTTTGACAGACAAGTGAAATAACTCAGGAACAAACATACTCTTTTGGTTAAAGTCCTTTGGCAAAATCATCGAGTAGAAGAGGCCACTTGGGAGGTGGAGCAAGATATGAGACAAAGGTTCCCACAACTGTTTGAGTgaattttaaggacaaaattcaTTTAACGAGGGAGAAATGTAATATCCGTAGGTATGCTTAAGGTTGTTTTggtcttttagtatttttccTGTTTGAGTTTGTGCTTAAGAGGCTTTTATGTGATTTGTGGCATGCACAGTCATGTATGAGAAACTACATGCTTGTGTATGATATGGCGAAGATGACAAAATGGTCTTTTCACATATAGTATGTTTTGGTCATAAGTGGAATACATAGTCGTGTCTagttaacaaattttgaatctGGGATAAGGTTATGTTTCGCATAAATCTCGAGATGTGGTTTAATGTTTTGATAATTGGCGTACATGCTAGTGTGTTTAGCATACATGCTCGTgtacatttatttaatttgaaaataaaaacggCCACAAAAGAGGCATCActcattctttttcttaaaaaccTTTAAGCCAAACAGGAGAGAAGACAAGATTAAAGGGTACCAACATCACTTTTTCtctaaaagaaaagtttttgggagTCGTTCAAGTTACAGGAAGACTAGTGCCATCACTTTATTAAGGTAAATAACATGATTCCTTGTGATGGTATGTATTAGGTGTTAccgatgattttgaattgaatgaaaacaTGATACTTGATGACTTaggttagttttaaatatatatatatatatatatatacacatactaGAAGTAGAGGTTGATTGAGTTTTTACATGAATGTGGTTCTATTTATAGTTAGAATTGTTTGAGTTAGGTTTAGTAATGATTTCCTTTATGTatagttatttaatttaatattaatggaTTGTTTGGATTGGTAGAATGATGGAAAACTTATTGAAATTGGTATGTGGAAGAATAAGCTTTTGATGTGTAATGTAGAATGGAATATGCATATTAGTTGTGTGTTGTGCCATGTTGATATTGTTTAAATCATTGAACTATGTGTGTAGTGTAGAACATGGTGGTATGGTAAGGTATTGGTTATGAAGTATATACTTTTAGAAGGGTTTTGGTTATGTTCAGATGTGTGAAAAATGTAGGAGACTTCAGATCTAAATTTTGGAATTTCAGCGACACACACTCGTGTGCATTTAGGAATATCTACTCATGTAAGATTGGGTGTACAAGGGTGTAGAATTGGGCATGAGCACACGATCATGTGCCCTGCACCAAGGATACATTCCTGTGTGTTTTTTTGGCAGGTCATGTTTATGAAGTAATACATGTCATGTATAAAGGATACACACCATTGTACTTTTGGGAAAACCTAAAAGTGTAATCTTTGGAAATGGATTTAGAATGTATGAGGCGTTGTCATGAATATACAAAttagaaaaatgacaaatttaccaATAAGAGGGGTATTAAGGGAGGAAGGCTAATGTCAGGACTCTAATGAGAGTTATTGGTAATGAGAATTAATAAAGGCGTGCTTGACTAAGTGAATGATGACATGTACCTACCAGGATCCTGTTCAGATCAAAAAGTTTGATATGATGTGCAATAATGTTACAAGCCACCAAACTATATGTAAAGTGATAATGAAAACATCGGGGTTAATAAATCGATATGATTTCTCACTAACGATGGATGTGGTAGCATTTGAGATGTGTGTGCGAACCCACTGTATGAGTAATATTTTCTCAATAGCCCAGTTCGGTCAGTATGTGTATGATTTACATATAAGGATGACATTCAGGATGTTATAAGCTTTCACTTAATGTTTGGGACATCGATGAACATCATAGGGGTTTGTCATTCGGGATGACACCTTGTTATTAGAACATAGGCATCTAAGATGTTGGAGAATACATATGTGAACTTCCTTAGGAAGGAAGTAATATTACTTCATGCATTACTTTTGCTATTTATTGAATGCAAACCCACTCATGTATTTTCTGTGCGATTTGAAAAATTGGGTTCCAGGATAGTAGGGTGGCGATAAGGAGACTAGTGGTACGACTCATTTTGGTGCATGAGGGTAGGGACTTGGATGTTCTTTATTGTTATTCATAAACCATTCATTACACTTTTATGAATTCCTTATATGTATAACTACAAGTGGATTTGACTTTTATTGGTTTGGATTGACTTGTATGAACTCTGACTTATATTTAGATGCTTTCATTCGTATTATCCAGATAATAGTTGAATTATGGTATTTCATTTTAGTATACTTTTAGGATAGTGTGTTAGATTAGAATGTTTTGTATTTAATGATTGTGATTACATATTATAAAAGTCTATTAGGTCACGTCTCTTGAGGTGCATATTCCATATAGAGATAATTGTCTTGAAAAGGGTGTTACATTATacgtgaaaattttaaaatttcaagaatttagACTTAGAAGAAAGTGACAATGTACAATACTTGTAAATTGTAATacatgtgattttatttttctatgtatgattttgtatattttattggtttaattttatttatcatataactatgattttttttttccataaaagagagtgttgttaataaatttttataggtACTgtcctaatttaatttaaaaaagttataaattttaataattttaccaaaaaattaaaaaaaattaaaaaaataaaaagtttaattattgatgGGCTGGCCCATAAAACATGCAGGCTAGTGTAGAGAAGCACGTTGCTCATGCAATGGGTCTTGTACCAAGTGACCTGGGAACTTACAATGCAACAAAAAGTCTAATGCACAAACTTTgcatttgaataatatttaaaattgactaATGCTTTCAAAGTTTTTGTTAAGATGCATGTATTATcatcttatttgatttaaaatagtTGATCTATTGTTTCTACATATGTTGACATAAATATTCTTGTCAAAGTAGTTTTTGAgtttcaagtttttcaaatttaattatgtttttcgtTGTGTTTACTAATATAGTAAACATGttgtatttgtgatatttgaaataatagattaattttaattttgtttaattgtgaTACTTACTTTAATGGAACCGAGTTTGATTTGGGTTTGGGCTCTTATGAGTAttgaaaaataggaaaataaaagaattccTACTTGTGGGTATCCCCATTGCCATCCTTATGCTCAATAACCTACTAGGATTGATTTCAATGATACTTTTGCTCTAATTGCTCAATATGACACCATtagacttttattttatatgacctctagtttaatagttttatctatttttaagatgttgtctactttaaatatataataaattacagttttttatgtgttttacaaatttaaatatattttaacagtttaaaaaactcacaaattatttaatcagtcTTATCTTAATATTCTAAATGATATAAAATGaacatataaatacaaatatcttTACTGTACTTTATTGATGTGAGACTTTGCTTAGAGGCATTTGAAGTTATATTTTCACCGAAACTTTACCAAGAACAAGATTTGAGTTCATGAGATTTCAGTTTGGATTTATGAATAAAAGTATCAAAAAGAGGAGTGTTGAATTATGTTCCTTTTAactaataaggataaaattaatatgtttaggAAATTGTATTGTTTTAACATTTTGATAAGAATAACTACTAAGAATTGGTATGTTCGTACtgaggccaaaaaacttattttcactTAAAGTTTAACTCACTTTCAAACATGTATACGTagagtttataaaatttgaacatTTACCTATAAATCtttaaacttaactaaaatcattacttaaaaaaaataaagcgaCTATTTTACCGTGAAaatctaaaattctaaaaatttaaatattttattcctCAGGTTTGGCTGGTAAAGTTTGAGCGTTCAGTTCGAGTTCCGATGTTCATTGAAAAGAGACGGTAATATTGTTTGTCACTGCATTTTTTCCACGGATAATCGAAGATTCCAAGAAGACTTGACTTTATTATCACAATTGTGAGGTTGCGGTGTTTTCCCATTTCGCAAGCCATAAGTCAGTCAACACACCACAACCTCGCTATTGTGAAGCTGATTGTGAAAACAAAGTTAAAGTCTTCATTGATTTTTGAGTTGTCCATGGAAAAAATTACAGTGACAGACAATATAGACTAATATCCAAGTTGGCGTTTGGGTGGAAGATGACATTGAATCCATCCAGTTTCCTTAAGTCCTCGGAAATTTGAATATTCTCTTGGTTTTCAGTGTCTTTTGCACGCTTAAATCAGTGCACCTCTTTTTGTTTGGAAGATCTTAAAGCAAACATTTGTAAAGAAGGAGACTTATTTCAAGGCTCTTTCTGATGGCTTCTTTACAAGCAATGTGCTTGTTATTACTCTGTCTATTTTCTCTGCACATTCAAGCTCCACCAGAAAGCTCGAATTTTATAATGCCAGGATCTGTTCTTTACCCCAATACTAAGAACAGATCATGGTCTTCACCATCCCGCCTTTTTGAATTTGGTTTCTATCAAGAAGGCAATGGATTTTCAGTTGGTATTTGGCTGAACAGTCAACCCAATATTACAGTTGTCTGGACAGCTGATCGGGATGAACCACCGGTCTCCTTGAATTCTAGTATTCACTTCACCAAGGATGGCCTACTGCTTCAAACTGGCCCAGGCGAAAAGAAACTTGCGGCTGAATTGGATTCTCCAGCTGTTTCAGCTTCTATGCTAGATTCTGGTAAATTTATAATCCGCGGCAACAAATCCAATGTCATCTGGGAAAGCTTCGACCAACCGACTGACACCATATTAGGGGGCCAAAGCATGTACTCCCAACTGACGTCAAGTAAATCAACATTTGATCACTCCTCAGGACAGTTTGGCCTCAGAATAACCCAGAATGGAGAACTTGTTTCCTATCCTGTAAACCATACCGATGGAGCTACGGAATTTTATTGGAAAATTACTGGACTTGACTACGACGCAGAATTATTTCTCAGTACTCGTGGTGTTTTAAAGTTAATCAATGGTAACAAGACTCTGAAAATATTAGCCGGCAGCTCTTATTCCGACGATAACAAAACTGTAATTTACCGTGCAACACTTGATGCTGACGGGATCTTAAGGCTATACTCACATCACTTTGACATTAGTGGAGAACCTAATGTGAAGGTGGAGTGGTTTGCGTTAAAGAATCAATGTGAGGTGAAAGGCTCCTGCGGTTTTAATAGCTACTGTTATAGCAACAGTAGTGAAGCAGACTGTAAATGTTTCCCAGGGTTTGACTTCATCAACCCGAGGAAGAGATTCCTGGGCTGCTACAGAAATTTCACCGACGAAGAAGGCTGTAGAAGGAAGGAGCCAGAACTTTTTTACAATATTGCCGATATGGAGAATACAAAGTTGGGAGGTTTGCCTTATGCCAAGCAATCAATGAACAAGGAAGATTGCAACAAGTCTTGCTTGTACGATTGTCACTGTGGAGCTGCATTATATGTTAATGGAACTTGCAGTACATTCAAACTTCCACTGATGTATGGGATGAAGAGTCAGTCTGATTCAGCTACTGTCTTTGTCAAGTGGAGTTCAGGCAACACCGGCCTCAGCATCCCACCTGATCAAATTATCTTGCAGGACGCTCTTCATGATAGAGTTAAGACTGaaagcaaaagaaaacttatttcAATTCTTGCTGCAAGTTTGAGTTCCATCACATTCTTGTGTTTCATCATAGCAATTTCCAGTTTCTTTATGTACAAGCTCCGAGTTAAGAGATATAGAAAGCTTCAAGGAAATTCGAATTTAGATTCAACCCAAGAGTTCTCATTACAATCATTTTCTTATAATGAACTAGATAAGGCCACAGATGGGTTTAAGGACGAGTTGCTGAGAGATTGGTTTGGAGCAGTCTACAGAGGGTATATGTTTAATGGAAAGAAGAAGATTTCAGTAAAGCGGTTGGAAGATCCTACGGAAGAAGGAGAAAAGAAGTTCCGAGAAGAGATGGCTACAATTCGCCAAACGCATCACAGAAACTTGGTTCGTTTGCTTGGATTTTGTTTGGATGGCTCCAGGAAGGCTCTTGTTTACGAAGATATGGGGAAGGGTTCTCTTGCAGATTTCATATTTAATGAAGAAAAACGCCCTCACTGGAGAGAAAGAGTGAAAATTGCTTTAGATGTGGCGAGAGGAATCCATTATCTCCATGAAGAGTGTGAGTTCCCAATAATTCACCGTGACATTAATTCCAAAACTATTCTCGTGGATGAGTCTTGGACTGCTAAGATTTCTAATTTCAGCTTAGCTAGACGTTTAATGCCGAATCAAAGGGAAATGCTTGCCGGGTTCAAAGGCACCCAAGGCTACACGGCACCTGAATGGCAAAAGAATGGGCCAATAACAGTGAAATCAGATGTTTATAGCTTCGGAGTCGTGCTGTTGGAGATTATATGTTGTAGAAGCAATATTAAAGTGAATGTTTCTACACCAGATGAAGTTCTTCTTTCTACTTGGGTCTATAACTGCTTTGTTTCCAGAGAGTTAAAGAAGCTTGTAACGGAGGAAGAAGTTGACATGAAAATGCTGGAAAGGATGGTGAAGGTTGGATTGTTGTGTACTAAAGATGACCCAAATCTGCGTCCTTCTATGAAAAATGTGATATTGATGTTAGAAGGAACTATGGACATTCCAGTCCATCCATGTCCAACTCTTCTTGTTTGAAGGAACTATAGCCTTTAGGTAtgttcattttttaagtttctagTTTTCTGGATTTGGTTTCGTCTACAGAATATGTGAAACATGTTATTATTCAAGTTATTGAGTATTTGTGGCTAGAATGCTTTGTGTTACTATAACTATACCCGTTATATATGAGCAAGATCCATTTCTTGTGTAAGCTTTTATGTCAAGCTCTACCTCGATTTTTTGTACTTGTGCCCCTTGGACATTGTTATGTGATATTGTTCACATTAACATGTTTTCTgacaatattttaagattaactTGGACTAGACACAATTCATTCACTTtgacttttctttttatatgaaGTTTCATTTTCATAAGTTAAGCTATGTCAAAGATGTATCTAGTTATTGTTCATGTAACTTATCACTTTATTGGGTGTTACTTCatgattttgataaaaaagtATTAACTGTATAACAATTACCCCTTAGTTTCTAGAGTGTGAGCAGAGCTTCAGAAACTCTTCACCTTCTTGCATGGATAGATAACACATAGAGAGTCAAGATCTTTGTGATTTATCATAATAGTGATATTTTAGCTAGTGCTATTAATGTTTCAAATGTT is a window of Mangifera indica cultivar Alphonso unplaced genomic scaffold, CATAS_Mindica_2.1 Un_0050, whole genome shotgun sequence DNA encoding:
- the LOC123206812 gene encoding G-type lectin S-receptor-like serine/threonine-protein kinase LECRK3; this translates as MPGSVLYPNTKNRSWSSPSRLFEFGFYQEGNGFSVGIWLNSQPNITVVWTADRDEPPVSLNSSIHFTKDGLLLQTGPGEKKLAAELDSPAVSASMLDSGKFIIRGNKSNVIWESFDQPTDTILGGQSMYSQLTSSKSTFDHSSGQFGLRITQNGELVSYPVNHTDGATEFYWKITGLDYDAELFLSTRGVLKLINGNKTLKILAGSSYSDDNKTVIYRATLDADGILRLYSHHFDISGEPNVKVEWFALKNQCEVKGSCGFNSYCYSNSSEADCKCFPGFDFINPRKRFLGCYRNFTDEEGCRRKEPELFYNIADMENTKLGGLPYAKQSMNKEDCNKSCLYDCHCGAALYVNGTCSTFKLPLMYGMKSQSDSATVFVKWSSGNTGLSIPPDQIILQDALHDRVKTESKRKLISILAASLSSITFLCFIIAISSFFMYKLRVKRYRKLQGNSNLDSTQEFSLQSFSYNELDKATDGFKDELLRDWFGAVYRGYMFNGKKKISVKRLEDPTEEGEKKFREEMATIRQTHHRNLVRLLGFCLDGSRKALVYEDMGKGSLADFIFNEEKRPHWRERVKIALDVARGIHYLHEECEFPIIHRDINSKTILVDESWTAKISNFSLARRLMPNQREMLAGFKGTQGYTAPEWQKNGPITVKSDVYSFGVVLLEIICCRSNIKVNVSTPDEVLLSTWVYNCFVSRELKKLVTEEEVDMKMLERMVKVGLLCTKDDPNLRPSMKNVILMLEGTMDIPVHPCPTLLV